A single region of the Corticium candelabrum chromosome 15, ooCorCand1.1, whole genome shotgun sequence genome encodes:
- the LOC134190523 gene encoding uncharacterized protein LOC134190523: MPDHRNYTKLSSFYRQLYMSWRKLDGGRDLTPPKYYEDAAEEPLWGNHLIKDQSNRPILQPSLARCRFFNVKDIWTKQLPDARTVAAKFYPQVLHAIPQSWTSLPHQEPSSEHRMPHWQARLCFFSTADKPLLLSDANTRLLYRCLLSKHIDRPPCQKKWEASYGPITDKQWLSLWDFPQNMTPLQCDIAWKFLHRVLPTNSVLYTAKLATTRQCPACHQPDDTIEHVFNTCPIWKGLLRQACLLLSRVSLNPPTALHPLELMNETGNLRTFFVILMTTYWTKRKTLPPVGIMNSFKWHLRRHIQTVCARKSDISY, translated from the coding sequence ATGCCCGACCATCGAAACTACACCAAGCTTTCATCCTTTTATCGCCAACTTTACATGTCCTGGAGAAAACTTGACGGAGGACGGGATCTTACCCCTCCCAAGTATTATGAAGATGCTGCCGAAGAACCTCTGTGGGGAAACCACCTTATAAAAGACCAGTCCAATCGCCCCATACTTCAGCCTTCACTAGCTAGATGTCGCTTCTTCAACGTTAAAGATATATGGACCAAACAACTTCCAGATGCCAGAACGGTCGCGGCAAAATTTTACCCTCAAGTTTTACATGCCATTCCGCAATCTTGGACTAGCCTCCCCCATCAAGAGCCCTCTTCCGAACATAGAATGCCACATTGGCAGGCACGTCTGTGTTTCTTTAGCACAGCCGATAAACCACTGCTACTGTCAGATGCGAATACACGTTTACTGTACCGATGTCTCTTATCTAAACACATAGACCGTCCACCGTGCCAGAAAAAATGGGAGGCCTCATACGGACCAATTACGGACAAACAATGGCTCTCACTATGGGATTTTCCTCAAAACATGACGCCTTTACAATGTGACATAGCATGGAAATTTCTGCACCGGGTTCTGCCAACTAACTCAGTGCTTTATACGGCTAAACTTGCCACAACACGTCAGTGTCCAGCGTGCCACCAGCCAGACGACACCATTGAACATGTATTCAATACTTGCCCGATATGGAAAGGACTCTTACGGCAAGCTTGTCTCTTATTGAGTAGGGTATCCTTAAATCCACCTACGGCCCTCCACCCATtggagctgatgaatgaaacTGGAAACCTAAGAACTTTCTTTGTCATTCTCATGACCACCTAttggacaaaaagaaaaactcTTCCTCCCGTTGGAATTATGAACAGTTTTAAGTGGCATCTACGTCGACATATACAaactgtttgtgcaagaaAGTCGGACATATCTTATTGA
- the LOC134190763 gene encoding uncharacterized protein LOC134190763 has translation MALQTVVDEENIKCVTQTLRHGVWQISFGNQTAKDTVLRAGFDIKERHYECVELSGSRLQHAHPAGPPPALVTLRCHTRCQMQQLKVCYSFAPTIETGVRVFTVVNPKGTFPISLQVGHYLIRVYVRYAGEPTRCYRCDEADHHVKDCPKPSSFRRCYHCNGTDHVYRNCKNYSTASTRATEQNRPEQSDTSVKETTPPLPCGYEGTLSDDKDDIQLSEWETNKTTSWCEAESNQGKASESDMKEGSQSDANDKRTRKRGRSEKETLSPTPDTNTQLKQRKKKKKKAREKSATEHPHVENQDACGTLPAPV, from the exons ATGGCACTCCAGACTGTAGTAGATGAAGAAAACATCAAATGCGTGACTCAGACTCTCCGTCATGGCGTTTGGCAAATCTCCTTTGGGAATCAAACCGCAAAAGACACTGTTTTGAGAGCTGGCTTTGACATCAAGGAACGACATTATGAATGCGTAGAGCTGTCAGGTTCACGACTACAGCATGCACACCCTGCAGGACCACCACCTGCACTGGTGACATTAAGATGCCATACGAGATGCCAGATGCAACAATTAAAAGT ATGCTACTCTTTCGCCCCCACGATTGAAACAGGAGTTCGAGTATTCACTGTTGTTAACCCCAAGGGAACCTTTCCTATCTCATTGCAAGTTGGCCATTACCTAATCAGAGTTTATGTCAGATATGCAGGTGAACCAACACGGTGTTATCGATGTGACGAAGCTGATCACCACGTGAAAGACTGTCCAAAACCGTCATCCTTCCGACGCTGTTATCATTGCAATGGTACGGATCATGTGTATAGAAACTGTAAAAACTATAGTACAGCTAGCACAAGAGCTACAGAACAGAACAGACCAGAACAGTCTGACACATCTGTGAAAGAGACTACACCACCACTACCTTGTGGTTATGAGGGTACCTTATCAGATGACAAGGATGACATCCAACTCAGTGAATGGGAGACAAATAAGACAACAAGCTGGTGTGAAGCAGAATCAAATCAAGGAAAGGCAAGTGAAAGTGACATGAAAGAGGGCTCTCAGAGTGATGCAAACGATAAAAGAACACGCAAAAGAGGAAGGAGTGAAAAAGAAACACTCTCACCAACACCTGACACGAATACACAgctaaaacaaagaaagaagaagaagaagaaagcaCGAGAGAAATCAGCTACTGAACACCCACATGTGGAAAACCAGGACGCATGTGGGACGTTGCCAGCTCCAGTCTAG
- the LOC134191266 gene encoding small RNA 2'-O-methyltransferase-like yields the protein MAGSHSVKSEKLEENEGELGGPMFSPPLYRQRYDVVCDIVRKMEARKVVDMGCASGKLLWHLKWIDCIEELAGVDVDVTQLQGNSHILCPLTTDYLMPRKKPLNICLFEGSIGSADSRLYDWDIVCCVEVIEHLHTGTLALVPHALFHQLQPKVVIVTTPNSEFNILFSNFRDFRHWDHKFEWTRDEFRSWADGIASEFNYSVEYSGVGEGPPGSLDKLGWCTQIAVFTRLHIDSECAQCIEENLQPYRCIKEISHPHQLQTPHTTLQQLNDELTYYCHFLADIDCGTETDEEDAERVTHTVCIRLERLMKFGRIKELCPDLDELRSCIRQTEQFHLSPDGDSVLYTHILMSSSNGWNVDDDDGGESDVVDDYQVDNERRVENWNQTITTSPKETTETWD from the exons ATGGCGGGATCTCATTCAGTGAAGAGTGAAAAGTTGGAGGAGAATGAGGGTGAGCTTGGAGGTCCGATGTTTAGTCCTCCGTTGTATAGACAGCGCTACGACGTCGTTTGCGACATTGTGAGAAAGATGGAAGCGAGAAAA GTTGTGGATATGGGCTGTGCTAGTGGGAAACTATTGTGGCATCTGAAATGGATTGATTGCATTGAAGAGTTAGCCGGTGTTGATGTCGATGTCACACAGCTGCAGGGAAATTCACACATCTTGTGTCCTCTTACTACTGACTATCTGATGCCGAGAAAAAAGCCGTTgaatatttgtctgtttgaggGATCAATTGGTAGTGCTGATTCGAGACTATATGACTGGGACATTGTGTGCTGTGTTGAagt AATCGAGCATTTACACACAGGCACACTCGCTCTTGTCCCACACGCTTTATTCCATCAACTCCAACCCAAGGTCGTCATCGTCACAACTCCAAACTCCGAATTCAACATCCTCTTTTCTAACTTCCGCGATTTTCGTCACTGGGACCATAAATTTGAGTGGACACGAGATGAATTCCGGTCTTG gGCCGATGGCATTGCTAGTGAGTTCAACTATAGTGTCGAGTATAGTGGAGTTGGTGAAGGCCCTCCTGGCTCGCTGGACAAACTGGGCTGGTGCACACAAATCGCCGTTTTTACTCGTCTCCATATTG ATAGTGAGTGCGCGCAATGTATTGAGGAGAATTTGCAGCCATATAGATGT ATCAAAGAGATATCACATCCTCATCAGCTGCAGACACCTCACACTACACTCCAGCAGTTGAACGACGAGCTAACCTACTATTGTCACTTCCTAGCTGACATCGATTGTGGGACTGAAACAGACGAGGAAGACGCTGAGCGAGTGACACACACGGTTTGCATTCGACTCGAGCGGCTCATGAAATTTGGTCGGATTAaggagttgtgtccagatctGGATGAATTGCG CTCTTGCATTCGTCAAACAGAACAATTTCATTTGTCTCCTGATGGCGACAGCgtattatacacacacatcttgaTGAGTAGTAGTAATGGGTGgaatgttgatgatgatgatggtggtgaaAGTGATGTGGTGGATGACTACCAAGTGGACAATGAGAGGCGGGTTGAAAATTGGAATCAAACAATCACCACAAGCCCAAAGGAAACAACCGAAACGTGGGATTGA
- the LOC134191265 gene encoding uncharacterized protein LOC134191265, producing the protein MQAPQWTDFLQCPICLQDFNDVLRLPVSLACGHTVCKSCLSNLQRRQCQFCSSPITTDIEKLPVNDALLLLTSGGSTLQPSPLPYDVLDDEKRDYLDAKRAIESLALLLKPLSILGTVGSTNNGTLSRPMQRKLVTLINCQLIEAEGRARAMRAARSLGERTVTELLLHHQNQQQLSSNLWAAVRQRGCQFLGPALQEECLRLILFSLEGGVQLSRKVLVKFVVSRLQEKEYHQASKTSVGHVVQLLYRASCFKVTKRDDESSLMELKEEFQSYEALRREHDSQIVQIAMEAGLRIAPDQWSSLLYGDTNHKSHMQSIIDKLQTPESFSHSIDELVIALTRSSDPFHLGDLRDHFEFLSNLNASSEILSVDWETCSKGMQAVEAVVQGLVRFVQANQKSKSSEFQQAYNSKYKTSMCKDMQTRGSCPRGATCSFAHSEDEMERFRRSSRNRGRPLPARVPGQPLQPPPVANMQSSLSHFSQSAGMSIAPPQSQFPSTFPGPHGPVHHISNYIPYAQSPQPATSQPMLQSLTPKQSVSRHYSQEMMTGMAVPPSGPYSTPPTARMGLHSYGQQHPGSNKSYSMPQMGGQYVRGGYPPASQFGGRPVDFHSSSHGSMDGLYSDVKHSNTIYRDQMTPRAPILVNRGAHSGGNGPPSFGHFSTEYSYYGRRPPGPSYASMSSGSFDGMPYGSGLSNSVSYGSDVDFGEYGSHQSFSDPHVGKPSLHQTHHEDTAYRPPSYSHQLLQSVTQSSIVRPVRPPQWSSRESYPSHESAIPSDQFGYGDMVYGAGNHQQGYGQQNADIQGEPQSSTSYRTFALKEESKPAASEYELKWSVNSGIDHSSGSASPESEYVTTYRSRQRQSVTMQPPEKETVLEQKLTTDPFNMPTSPASAYSFSPVVGTPTNMKSANVRERDVQSPSTSESNGSLFVDEKVRRKSPLASMWDDNGSSVSCLHKSPWSNDTEPTTSTTDTQWQPSVVANAWFNIGTQAETKKGTTGGSELDRKREELKHLEEELLKREAMLREKETALAKHERKISSPKPPDTSDDLEIVRNIQRQLNAEELMEKQSAAGSQLNDEQLAWDVQRLEIGGDDVSLSCGITDSALRRKSLPSAVYNSLPVKDVENDHEHESLWKDEATSESVKSTYDVAQKDITDLVPRTPARESTIQ; encoded by the exons ATGCAGGCCCCCCAATGGACCGACTTCCTACAATGTCCAATCTGTCTCCAAGACTTCAACGACGTCCTACGTCTACCCGTGAGCCTAGCGTGCGGCCACACCGTCTGCAAATCGTGCCTTAGCAATCTCCAACGACGTCAATGCCAATTTTGCAGCTCTCCAATCACTACAGACATCGAAAAACTTCCCGTCAACGACGCGCTGTTGCTTCTCACCAGCGGTGGTTCCACACTCCAACCTTCCCCTCTCCCGTATGACGTTCTAGACGACGAGAAACGTGACTATCTCGACGCCAAGCGAGCCATCGAGAGTCTCGCTCTCCTCCTCAAGCCGCTCAGCATCCTCGGAACCGTCGGCAGCACGAATAACGGCACTCTGAGTCGCCCGATGCAGCGAAAACTCGTCACACTCATCAACTGTCAACTCATCGAGGCAGAGGGACGAGCGCGGGCGATGCGAGCCGCTCGTTCTCTCGGCGAACGCACTGTGACGGAGCTTCTATTACATCATcaaaaccaacaacaactCTCGTCTAATCTGTGGGCAGCGGTGCGTCAGCGTGGCTGTCAGTTTCTCGGACCGGCACTGCAAGAGGAGTGTCTGCGTCTCATACTCTTCTCTCTCGAAGGCGGGGTCCAGTTGTCTCGCAAGGTGCTCGTCAAGTTTGTAGTCTCGCGGCTGCAGGAGAAGGAGTATCATCAGGCGTCGAAGACGAGCGTTGGACACGTCGTGCAGTTGTTGTATCGCGCATCGTGCTTCAAG gtGACGAAGCGTGACGACGAGTCGTCGCTTATGGAGTTGAAGGAGGAG TTTCAGAGTTACGAGGCTTTGAGGAGAGAGCATGACTCGCAGATCGTTCAGATTGCGATGGAGGCCGGATTGAGGATCGCACCCGATCAGTGGTCGTCGCTTCTGTATGGAGACACGAATCATAAGTCGCACATGCAGTCGATAATCGACAAG CTACAAACACCAGAGTCATTCAGTCACAGCATCGACgaattagtcattgcattgACTCGATCCAGCGATCCTTTCCATCTTGGAGATCTTCGAGACCATTTTGAATTTCTCTCAAATCTAAACGCATCTTCCG AAATACTAAGTGTAGACTGGGAAACTTGCAGCAAAGGAATGCAAGCGGTTGAGGCCGTTGTGCAAGGTCTCGTTCGCTTCGTGCAGGCGAACCAAAAGAGTAAGAGCAGCGAGTTTCAGCAGGCGTACAACAGCAAGTACAAGACGAGCATGTGCAAGGACATGCAGACGCGAGGAAGTTGCCCGAGGGGTGCGACGTGCTCGTTTGCACATTCTGAAGATGAAATGGAAAG GTTTCGACGAAGTTCGCGAAATCGAGGCCGTCCGCTTCCCGCTCGAGTACCCGGCCAGCCGTTGCAGCCTCCGCCGGTCGCTAACATGCAATCGTCTCTCAGTCACTTCTCTCAGTCAGCCGGAATGTCCATCGCTCCTCCACAATCTCAATTTCCGTCGACATTCCCGGGACCTCACGGTCCTGTCCATCACATTTCCAACTACATTCCGTACGCTCAGTCTCCTCAACCGGCGACATCGCAGCCCATGTTGCAGTCGCTGACGCCGAAGCAATCGGTCAGCCGCCACTATTCTCAGGAGATGATGACGGGGATGGCGGTGCCGCCGTCTGGTCCGTACAGCACACCGCCGACCGCACGAATGGGCTTACATTCGTATGGGCAACAACATCCGGGATCGAACAAGTCGTACAGCATGCCGCAGATGGGCGGTCAATACGTACGCGGAGGGTATCCGCCGGCGAGTCAGTTTGGTGGTCGACCGGTTGACTTCCATTCGAGCAGCCACGGGAGCATGGACGGCCTGTATTCGGACGTGAAACACAGCAACACGATATACAGGGACCAGATGACGCCGCGAGCTCCGATTCTCGTCAATCGCGGTGCGCACAGCGGCGGTAACGGACCCCCCTCGTTCGGTCACTTCTCGACCGAATATTCGTATTACGGCCGGAGACCTCCCGGTCCGAGTTACGCATCGATGAGTTCGGGGAGCTTCGACGGTATGCCATACGGATCAGGATTGAGTAACAGTGTGTCGTATGGTTCAGATGTCGACTTTGGTGAGTACGGATCGCATCAGTCGTTTTCCGACCCGCACGTTGGAAAGCCGAGTTTGCACCAAACGCATCACGAGGATACCGCATATCGACCGCCATCGTATAGTCACCAATTATTACAGAGTGTCACTCAAAGCAGCATAGTGAGACCGGTGAGACCGCCACAATGGAGCAGCCGTGAGAGTTACCCGTCGCACGAATCGGCGATTCCGTCCGATCAGTTTGGGTATGGCGATATGGTTTATGGAGCCGGTAATCATCAGCAAGGCTACGGGCAGCAGAACGCTGACATACAAGGCGAACCGCAGTCATCGACGAGTTACAGAACGTTTGCATTGAAGGAAGAGAGCAAACCGGCTGCGAGCGAGTATGAGTTGAAGTGGAGCGTCAATTCTGGGATCGATCACAGCAGTGGGAGTGCGTCACCGGAATCAGAGTACGTGACGACGTACAGAAGTAGGCAACGCCAGTCGGTCACGATGCAGCCGCCGGAGAAAGAAACCGTTTTGGAGCAAAAGCTGACGACCGATCCGTTCAATATGCCGACGTCGCCGGCGAGCGCATACTCGTTCTCACCAGTTGTCGGCACGCCGACCAACATGAAGTCAGCGAACGTTCGCGAGCGGGACGTGCAGTCGCCATCGACATCGGAGAGCAACGGCTCGTTGTTTGTCGACGAGAAAGTGAGACGGAAGTCGCCTCTCGCATCGATGTGGGACGACAACGGCAGCTCCGTTTCTTGTCTACACAAATCGCCGTGGTCGAACGACACCGAACCAACGACGTCAACGACAGACACTCAGTGGCAGCCATCCGTCGTTGCGAATGCGTGGTTCAACATCGGAACACAAGCGGAGACTAAGAAAGGCACAACCGGTGGCTCGGAGTTGGACCGCAAGCGCGAAGAACTCAAACATCTGGAAGAAGAGCTGCTGAAACGCGAGGCGATGCTCCGCGAGAAGGAGACGGCATTAGCCAAACATGAGCGAAAGATCAGCTCGCCGAAGCCGCCCGACACGAGCGACGATCTCGAGATCGTCCGCAACATACAACGACAACTGAACGCAGAGGAGCTGATGGAAAAGCAGAGCGCAGCAGGAAGTCAATTGAACGACGAGCAACTGGCGTGGGACGTCCAACGACTCGAAATCGGCGGTGACGACGTCTCGCTCTCGTGTGGTATCACCGACTCCGCCCTGCGGAGGAAATCACTACCAAGCGCCGTGTATAATTCACTTCCGGTGAAAGACGTGGAGAACGACCACGAGCACGAATCGCTGTGGAAGGACGAGGCGACGAGCGAGAGTGTCAAGAGCACGTACGACGTCGCACAGAAAGATATCACCGACTTGGTGCCACGCACACCGGCCAGAGAGTCGACCATCCAGTAG